One window from the genome of Diabrotica virgifera virgifera chromosome 6, PGI_DIABVI_V3a encodes:
- the LOC114326045 gene encoding uncharacterized protein LOC114326045: MKTVCFIFAALAVALVKGDEISDCKCNSLREPRKDPDGIVRCHAKRVFLLPVECNLPIYPDCTCSEPATAKTLTPDHETNRTEYSCTKYGHGKLIKKWPCENEDEWNKFYEEYPNLKPLTTATV; encoded by the exons ATGAAAACCGTCTGCTTTATTTTTGCTGCCCTTGCAGTTGCTTTAGTAAAAGGTGATGAAATCAGTGACTGTAAATGTAATTCTTTACGTGAACCAAGAAAGGACCCTGATGGAATAGTAAGATGTCATGCAAAGCGTGTTTTCTTATTGCCAGTTGAATGTAATTTACCAATCTATCCTGATTGTACATGTTCAG AGCCAGCCACTGCAAAAACGTTGACACCGGATCACGAAACTAATCGTACGGAATACTCTTGTACAAAATATGGGCATGGTAAACTCATAAAAAAATGGCCTTGTGAAAATGAGGATGAATGGAATAAATTCTACGAGGAGTACCCAAATTTAAAACCTCTAACTACCGCAACTGTATAA
- the LOC114326046 gene encoding uncharacterized protein LOC114326046 isoform X2: protein MSWRKMKLVVLTLSIAIISMVVAEDHPKCTCQEGFYAKEDNSGSARCITFDKKYTLPCNTPPCVCSGNLAEVRVSDEGLACSEFHFGAELKKWPCENKDDWLLFETSKYPIKKNL, encoded by the exons ATGAGTTGGAG AAAAATGAAACTTGTAGTATTGACCTTGTCTATTGCAATCATCTCGATGGTGGTAGCTGAAGACCACCCCAAGTGCACGTGTCAAGAAGGTTTCTATGCGAAAGAAGATAATAGTGGATCAGCAAGATGCATTACGTTTGATAAAAAGTATACGTTACCTTGTAACACCCCTCCATGTGTCTGTTCTGGAAACCTGGCTGAAGTACGTGTATCTGATGAGGGGTTAGCCTGTTCAGAATTTCACTTTGGAGCTGAACTTAAGAAGTGGCCTTGCGAAAACAAGGATGACTGGTTGCTGTTCGAAACTAGCAAATACCCTATCAAGAAAAATCTATAG